The Acidimicrobiales bacterium DNA segment CCGGGCCGGCACCGAACGGCGAGCACATGCCCACCGCGATCACCCGTTGCAGGCCGTTGTCGCCCACCGGGTGCTGCACTCCGCCCACGTTGGCCGCACCCGTACGGTCGAGGGTCTCCACCGCCCGCTTCAGATAGCGAGGCGGCAGGACGCTCTGCGCGTCGACCCGCGCGACGATCGGCGCCGACCCCTTGGCCGTGGCCAGGTTGAGTCCGACCGGCGTGCGCCCGGTGGGGTTGGCCACCACGACCACACGGGGATCGGCTGCCGCGCGGGCCTCGGCGATCTCCCAGGTGGCGTCGCGACCGGGACCGACGGCCACCGTCACCGCGACGAGACCGTCGTAGTCCTGTTCGAGCACGGCGTCGAGGCATGAGTCGAGCGTTCCCGCGGCATTGAGCGCCGGAATGATGACGTCGACATCAGGACGCAGCGAGTCGTCGGTGCTCAACGGGCCGACCGTCGCAGCATCACGAGCATGGTCTCGGCCATGATCTGGAGGTCGAGCACCGGCGACCAGTTGACGACGTACTGGAGGTCGTGGCCGAGCTTGTAGCCGGGATCGGTCTGATAGTGCCCCCGAATCTGGGCCAGGCCGGTGATGCCCGGCGGCAGGTCGTGACGCCGCCCGTAGCCGGGGATCAGCTCCTCGAACGCCTCGACGAACTCGGGGCGTTCGGGTCGCGGACCGACGATGGACATCTCACCCTTCAGGACGTTCCACAACTGCGGCAACTCGTCGAGGCGACTCTCGCGCAGCCATCTCATGCCCGGGACCACTCGGGGGTCGTCGGCGTCGGCCAACACGGCACCGACGTGGTCCTCGGCGTCCTCGCGCATCGAGCGGAACTTCACCATCGTGAACCGTTTCGCGCGGTGTCCCACCCGTTCCTGGCGGAAGAACACACCCTTTCCGACGCGCCATCGCACATAGATGCTCAGACAGAGAGCGAGAACGAGCAGCGCCGGGGCCAGCACCAGCAGCACGAGGATCTCGAGCATCCGCTTCAGGCGGAGTCGATAATTGGGCACCGCCTGGGCCCGCAGCGCCACGAAGGGCATCCCGGCGATCTGGCGGCTGCGCTGCAGACCGAGCAGGGTGTCCGAGGGCGAGATCCGGTAGAAGACGCCGACCTTCCCCGCCGCCAGCTGTTCGAGCGGGCTGGGATAGACGAGATCGAGTGAGTCGCCGCTGAGCAGCAGGACGTCGGTCGCCTGCACCCGACCCACCTGCTCGAGCAGTCCGTCGGCGACCGCGGTCTGCCCGACGACCGTGGCGTCGCCGCCGGAATCGGCCAGATGGGCACGCGCCAGCGAGATGTCGTCGGGGTTGCCGACGAGGAGAATGCGCGAGGTCCCGTAGCGGCGGGAGCGAAACCGGCGGGCCACGAAACGACTCACGGCGATGGCGAGGGTCGCGAGACCGAGCAACGCGAGCAGGTTGCCGCGCGGCATCAGATAGCGATTCGTGGCGAGGCCGGCGGCGGCGGTGCCGAGGATCGCGAGCGATGTCAGGAGGCTGATCTTGGGCAGCATGGGCGGAAGGCCGAGCCGTTGCTCGTACTCGTACAAGCCACCGAAGTAGTACGCCGTCATGTGGATCGCCGTCGCGACGCCGAAGCCCACGAGGTAGTGCGAACGTGCGTAGGTGGGCCACTCGACGCCGAAGCGGGCGAAGGTGATCAGCACCATCAGGCTGTAGAGCGTCAACGCGTCGATGACATGGAGGTAGCGGAACCCGTGCCGTCGCAACCGACGGATGACGAACGCCTCGCCACCGTTCGGCGGGCTGTGGGTGGGAGTCTGGTGTGTCCGCATCGTCGGCTCGGCCCGCAGCAGGCTCATGAGGTGCTGCAGGGCTCAGGAGATGCTAACCGCGACGTCGGTTGCCGCGGGCGGCACCGGCCGCCACCACGAGCGCCTCGATCGACTCGTGGGCCGTCGTCACACCGGGAAGAACCGTGCCCACGGCGGGCGCGAGCGGCACCGACGACGCGGTCACCAGGTCCCATGATGGAACCAGCCGCACACCGCAGTCGTGCAGCTGTTGGGCCAAACTACGGACCTTCGCCTGGTCGGACACCACCAGCGCCGGCACGCCGGCCCGAGCGGCCAACACGATCGGGTGATAGCGCGAGCCGACCACCAACCGGGCGCCCATCACCCGGCGGACGTGCTCGTCGACGTCGTCCGCCAACACCTCGGCATCGGTGACGAGAGTCGCCGCGAGCTCGTTGGCGATGTCGGCGTCGCGCGCGCCCCGAAACCGGGACAGAACCACCCGGGCACCGAGCGCCACCGCCAACCGATCCAGCGCGCCGGCGATCGCATCGATCGGCGGCGCCTCGATCCGTCGCGACGCCGGACTGACCACGCCGGGACCGACGGCGCCCCCGACGCTCACCAGGATCTCTGCTGCCGGCTCGACCGTGGGCAGGTCGAGCCCGAAGACCACGTCGGCGCCCGTCGTCGCGGTGACGCCGGCGGCGGCCAGGGCGGCCGTCGATGCCTCGTCCCGGGTGATCACCGTCGCGTCGCGCAACGCGTGCCGGAGGAGCGATCGCGAGGATTGCCGACGAAGCGGCTCGGCGCCGACGCCGATCGCCGCGATCGGGATTCCCCGGCGCCGCGCCGCCAGCACCACGGCGAGGTGTCCGGGGAGGCTCCACACACTCGAGGAGTCCTGGAGAATGCCGCCGGGTCCGAGACAGACTCCGTCCATCGAGGCGACCGTCGACCATCCCCGCGGCCCCCAGGGGACCGACTCGACGCCGTGCAGCGCGCTCGTGCGGGCCGGCTGTCGAGAGGCGATGACCGGGCACGCGCCCGCCGATCGCAACCGCTGGACCATCGCGCGGGTGAGCAGTTCATCGCCGACGTTGCCCGCGCCCGCCCAGCCGGACACCAGAATCCGGGGCTCGACAGTCGAGGATGCGGCGGGGCTGGACACTCCGCGGACGCTACCCCTGCTGCTAACGTCATCGGACCATGGCGAGCACCGTTCAACCCCGACTCTCCGTCGTGATGCCCTGCTACAACGAGACCGCCACGATCGACGAGATCGTGAAACGGGTCCTCGCGAGCCCCCACACGGCCGAGCTGATCATCGTCGACGACGGTTCGACCGATGGCACGCGAGACCGGCTCGCCACCTTCGACGACGAGCGGGTCCGCGTCGTTCTCCAACCCGAGAATCGGGGGAAGGGCGCGGCGATCCGTCGCGGGTTCGAGGAAGCCCGGAGCGAGTTCGTGATCGTGCAGGACGCCGACCTCGAATACGACCCCGTCGACTACGACCTGGTGCTCGAACCGCTGCTCAGCGGGGCCGCCGACGTGGTCTACGGCAGCCGTTTCCAATCGAGCCGACCGCGCCGGGTGCTCTACTTCTGGCACTCGGTCGGCAATCGGATGCTCACGTTGCTGTCCAACATGTTCACCGACCTGAACCTCACCGACATGGAGACGTGCTTCAAGGCGTTCCGCACCGAGGTCGTGAAGAGCCTCGATCTCACCGAGGACCGCTTCGGCATCGAGCCCGAGATCACCGCCAAGGTCGCCGCCGGAGGTTGGAGCGTGTGGGAGGTCGGCATCTCCTATTCCGGACGCACCTACGCCGACGGCAAGAAGATCAACTGGCGCGACGGCGTCGCTGCGGTGCGCTGCATCGTGAAGTACGGCGTCGAGACGCGTCGCAGTCGCCCGAGCCATCTGCGCGGCTAGAACAGCGCGAGATCCGGCGGTGCGACCGCACCGGTCCAGGCCGCCGGCGCGTCGGCCAGTCGGAACTCGAAGGTGACCATCTGGGCCCGGGAGACGGTGTCGCCCGGCGAGAACGAGAACGGCGTGGTTCCCGTCGTCACCCCGTTCTCCGCCATCCAGGCGACGGCCGTCGCATAGAACGCGCCCGGCGCCACATCGCGAAAGCCGGACCCGAACGCCGGGGACGGCTGTCCGGCGGTGCGCCACATGAAGGTGGCCAACTGCCCGCGGGTGACCGGTTCGTCCGGCGAGAACCGTCCCGGTGCGGTGCCGGTGGTCACGCCGACGGCCGACGCCCACGCCACCGCCTGGGTGTACCACTCACCCGTCGCCACATCGTCGAACACCGACCCGTTCCCATGGTCGGGCGACCCCATGAATCGCCAGAGGAAGGTGACGGCCTGGGCCCGGGTGAGCGAGCCGTCGGGGACGAAGGAGTTCGTGCCGATCCCGGTGGACACGCCCCTCACCTTGGCCCAGTCGGCCGCCTCGACCCAGTAGCCGTCGACGGCATCGACGAAGGGAACGAAGTCCACCAGTGGGCCGAGCCGGAGCTCGGGATAGCGCGGATCGTGGTCGAACGGGTTGGGGGTCGTGCGCTCGACCATCGAGCCCGCCACCCGCAGAAGGTTGCGCGTCCGCGCCACCGACCATTCGGACGGGAGCCGCTCATCCACGAGGGCGAGGGCCGCGGCCACGTGCGGCGCCGAGAACGAGGTGCCGGTCTGGTCGGCGAAGCCCGACGGGTCGAAGCTGTCGAGCACCGTCGTCATGATCGGGCCACCGGGCGCCAGCAGGTCGAGGTCGGCGCTCGTGTTCGAGAAGCCGGCGACGGCGCCGGCGGCATCGGTGGCACCGACGGCCACCACCCCGGGGAGACAGGCGGGAAAGCTCACGGCATCGACCCACCCCTGGTTCCCGCTTGCCGCGACGACTGCGATACCGGCGGAGGCGAGACGATCGATCACGTCCTCCCACACTGCGTCCTCACAGCCCTGAGGGGAACCGCCGAGGCTGAGGTTGACGGCGGCGATGTCGAACGTGTCGCGGAGTGCGTAGACCTCTTCGAGCGCGGCCAACACCCCGGCCTCCGGAATGTAGGTGCGATAGCGCTCTTCGGGATCGGTGGCGTCGAGGTCGCCGTCGACGACGGCGGTCACCCGCAGGGCGATGATGCCGGCATCGGGCGCCACCCCGGCGAGCGCGGCGTCGTCACCGGAGATCACCCCGGCGACGGCCGTGCCGTGGGTGCAACTCAGCGGGATGGTGACG contains these protein-coding regions:
- a CDS encoding sugar transferase, whose translation is MSLLRAEPTMRTHQTPTHSPPNGGEAFVIRRLRRHGFRYLHVIDALTLYSLMVLITFARFGVEWPTYARSHYLVGFGVATAIHMTAYYFGGLYEYEQRLGLPPMLPKISLLTSLAILGTAAAGLATNRYLMPRGNLLALLGLATLAIAVSRFVARRFRSRRYGTSRILLVGNPDDISLARAHLADSGGDATVVGQTAVADGLLEQVGRVQATDVLLLSGDSLDLVYPSPLEQLAAGKVGVFYRISPSDTLLGLQRSRQIAGMPFVALRAQAVPNYRLRLKRMLEILVLLVLAPALLVLALCLSIYVRWRVGKGVFFRQERVGHRAKRFTMVKFRSMREDAEDHVGAVLADADDPRVVPGMRWLRESRLDELPQLWNVLKGEMSIVGPRPERPEFVEAFEELIPGYGRRHDLPPGITGLAQIRGHYQTDPGYKLGHDLQYVVNWSPVLDLQIMAETMLVMLRRSAR
- a CDS encoding polysaccharide pyruvyl transferase family protein — protein: MSSPAASSTVEPRILVSGWAGAGNVGDELLTRAMVQRLRSAGACPVIASRQPARTSALHGVESVPWGPRGWSTVASMDGVCLGPGGILQDSSSVWSLPGHLAVVLAARRRGIPIAAIGVGAEPLRRQSSRSLLRHALRDATVITRDEASTAALAAAGVTATTGADVVFGLDLPTVEPAAEILVSVGGAVGPGVVSPASRRIEAPPIDAIAGALDRLAVALGARVVLSRFRGARDADIANELAATLVTDAEVLADDVDEHVRRVMGARLVVGSRYHPIVLAARAGVPALVVSDQAKVRSLAQQLHDCGVRLVPSWDLVTASSVPLAPAVGTVLPGVTTAHESIEALVVAAGAARGNRRRG
- a CDS encoding glycosyltransferase family 2 protein, with the translated sequence MASTVQPRLSVVMPCYNETATIDEIVKRVLASPHTAELIIVDDGSTDGTRDRLATFDDERVRVVLQPENRGKGAAIRRGFEEARSEFVIVQDADLEYDPVDYDLVLEPLLSGAADVVYGSRFQSSRPRRVLYFWHSVGNRMLTLLSNMFTDLNLTDMETCFKAFRTEVVKSLDLTEDRFGIEPEITAKVAAGGWSVWEVGISYSGRTYADGKKINWRDGVAAVRCIVKYGVETRRSRPSHLRG
- a CDS encoding S8 family serine peptidase; this translates as MRRIPLVTVAALAVLLSTHGRAGAAEGGEPSGSEADHTVAVIVDLVDLGVPGDAPIQASLLDLSDGIETTGVLESLDLMAADVTLDGLAALESSASVASVRTARDDLQLTLDESTATVGATDFRIEGYSGEGRVVAVIDSGVDDDHPGLVDADLGSSVVAQGCFLDGISDNGQIDVVEQCDNGERRSPTATPCVTIPLSCTHGTAVAGVISGDDAALAGVAPDAGIIALRVTAVVDGDLDATDPEERYRTYIPEAGVLAALEEVYALRDTFDIAAVNLSLGGSPQGCEDAVWEDVIDRLASAGIAVVAASGNQGWVDAVSFPACLPGVVAVGATDAAGAVAGFSNTSADLDLLAPGGPIMTTVLDSFDPSGFADQTGTSFSAPHVAAALALVDERLPSEWSVARTRNLLRVAGSMVERTTPNPFDHDPRYPELRLGPLVDFVPFVDAVDGYWVEAADWAKVRGVSTGIGTNSFVPDGSLTRAQAVTFLWRFMGSPDHGNGSVFDDVATGEWYTQAVAWASAVGVTTGTAPGRFSPDEPVTRGQLATFMWRTAGQPSPAFGSGFRDVAPGAFYATAVAWMAENGVTTGTTPFSFSPGDTVSRAQMVTFEFRLADAPAAWTGAVAPPDLALF